The Sulfurihydrogenibium sp. genomic interval TAGAAAGATTAGTTCAAAGATTAACAGCCGGAAAAGAAAAAATAGTTCAAATTAAAACAGAGATATGATAGACCAAGAGATAAAACATTTAGAAGAGCTTATTGAAAAAATAAACAACGAACATAAACATAAGCTGAATAACGTAAGCGAGCCTATTTTCTTAACCGTTGTTTTAAGCAATGATTCAAAAGTAGATGTTGAGATTAATAAGCATGGAGTCAAGATTTTAAAACATTTAGAGCATAAAAAATCTGATATTAACAATCATATAACAATCTCATACAAGCAGTTGATAAAGTCTTTAGAAAATAAAGCAAACATAATTAGGTATCTAATGTCTGGAAAGGTAAAAGTGAAAGGAAATTTAAAACATATATTTGACGTTTTATCTGAACTTTAAAGATGTTTTAAAAGATAGTCAGCAACTGAAAATGCTGCGATAGAGTTAGGTTTTAAAACAGGCTTTAAACCTTGAGATAAGACATATCCAATTGCATCTCTTACTACAATGTTTGATTTATGATTTTCGTTTGGATTTAAATCTAAATGTATTTCTAATTTTCTACCATCAATACAGTCAAGTAAATTTAAAGCAGTATAAACAGATAGGTCAACTTCTTTCATCAGCCTTTCTCGTAAAGAACTTATTTTTCTTTCTTTTTTTAAACTATAAAAGATTTTTGCTCCTCTGCAAGAATCTATATGAATTACAACCGCCGTCACGAAGATTGTTGAATCTCTATACTGTTTTGAATCTGAACCTATGTAAATAGAAGTTTCCTTAGATGTCTCTGAAATGAACTTTTTTATTTTTTCAAATTTTAGGTCAATCATATTAATCTTGAGATTGTCTTCGTGATTACATTTTCTATCAAAGCACCGATAACGAAAGATTCTATCAATATCTGTTTGTCTTTATCAGTGAAATGAACATCCTGCTGTCTTTTTCTTGATTTTTCTTTTTCTCTAATGATTTTTGCATATCTTTTTTTCATAGATTCTATCTCTTTTTGTAGGTTATCAAATTCGTCAATTGCCATCTAACTCCCTCCAATATTCTCGTTTATAAAAGTACGAGATTCTTCGCCGGCTGCAGAATGACAAAAAATGTTTATCAATCAATCTTTACTTGTCATCCCGAGGGCATAAGTCCAAAGGATCTCCTTTTTAAATTCTATAAAAATCACTAATTTCTCATCCAAGGTATGATAATTTTATATCAAGAATTTTAAATTTCTATTAAGAATTTGTTAAAATTTAGTTAAAAAAGTGAAAAATGTAATTTACTTGCTTAAGATTTCAAACTCTTCAAATAATCTTGCATTAAATCTATCTTTAAAACTGTCCATTGGAAGGAAAAGCTCGTAAAATCCAAAACTTCCTTTGATCAGGTTTGGCTTGTCTTTTTCTCCTTCCAAAAAGTTTCTACATGCCTTTGTTATTCTATAGTCTTTATATATAATTTCAAATCTTTCTGGCAGTTTTTCAATATTTGTGATTGCGTTTCCGAATTTATCAAACTTTATTATTTTTCCGATTATACGACCATCCAATACTTTTGGGTCAAATATATCATTAGTTTTTATATTCTCAATCTCATCACCAAATTTTTCCGGCTTAACCCCTTTGCTTAAATAAGCAGCTACAGGAGCAAATATATCTCTACCATGAAACGTGTTAGTGTCTGATTCTAAGAAAAATTCTTTATTTTTGATTTCTATTATCTTTTCTATTTTTTCTTTTTTTAAAACAAGTGTAAGCAGACCATTGTCTGGACATACGAAAAAGTAATCTTTTGTTTTCACGATTATAGACTTTCTTTCTGTTCCAACGCCGGGGTCAACCACAGACACAAAAATTGTACCCTTTGGAAAATATCTATAAGTTGCATTTAAAACTATGCTACCTTCTATTATGCTAAATGACTCTATCTCGTGGGATATATCAACAATTTTAGCTTCCGGATTTATGGACAAAATGACTCCTTTCATTGAGCCAACAAACCCATCTTTTAAGCCAAAATCTGTAAGCAGTGCTATTACGCTCATTTGTTTATTAAGCTCTTTATATAATCAATCACTTCTTCTATGGATTTATCAGTTGTATCAATGATAATGTAATCTTCCGTTGGTCTAAGTGGTGATTCTTTTCTCTCATAATCTAACTTGTCTCTCTCTAATATTTTTTGTAGTATATGATTATAGTCTACAACAAACCCCTTTTCTTTTAACTGCTGAACTCTTCTTTGTGCTCTAATTTCCGGTGATGCTGTCATGAATATTTTTAAGTCTGCATCGGGAAAGATTCTTGACCCAGCATCTCTTCCTTCTATAACAACGTTCTTTGCTATTTCTCCAAGCTCCCTTTGTTTGCTGACCATCCATTTTCTAACTTTTGGATACCTTGCAATGATTGATGCAACATTTCCAATCTCTTCTGTTCTGATAATTTCAGATACATCTTCACCATCTAAAAAGACTTGAGAGTCTTTTAATAATATCTGAGTATTTTCTAAAACATTCATTATTTCTTCTTCATTTTCAAGATTGACGTTTAATCTTAAAAGTTTTAATGCGGCAGCTCTGTACATAGCTCCCGAATCTATGTAAGTATATCCAAGTTCCTTAGCTAACAATTTTGCAATCGTGCTTTTGCCAGACCCTGCAGGTCCATCTATGGCTATAATCATTTCTTTACTCCTTTAATAATATTTAAAAGCTCTTGTGGTTGTTTTATTTTATACTTAGCAGGAAGGTTGTAATTATGATTATTCTGATACAAAATAAACTCTATATTTTTACCCTCTTCTCTGTTATAGTTATAAACCATCATCAAATCTGCGATTGTATCTCCAATGTAAAAAACAGGCTCTTTATAATCAAATTTTTTAAAGAATGTTTTTAATGGATAGGAAGATGGCTTTCTTAGATGTGGATTTGGTATATCATCTTCTGTGATGATAAAATCAAAGTATTTATAAATATCAAACAACTTAAAGGTGTAATCTAAATCCTGAAAAGGTCTTCCTGTGATTACCCCGACAACATCAGAAAGTTCTCTTACTTGTTTTAAAATTTCATGTGGAATAATGAGCT includes:
- a CDS encoding ribonuclease H-like YkuK family protein is translated as MIDLKFEKIKKFISETSKETSIYIGSDSKQYRDSTIFVTAVVIHIDSCRGAKIFYSLKKERKISSLRERLMKEVDLSVYTALNLLDCIDGRKLEIHLDLNPNENHKSNIVVRDAIGYVLSQGLKPVLKPNSIAAFSVADYLLKHL
- the cmk gene encoding (d)CMP kinase, whose translation is MIIAIDGPAGSGKSTIAKLLAKELGYTYIDSGAMYRAAALKLLRLNVNLENEEEIMNVLENTQILLKDSQVFLDGEDVSEIIRTEEIGNVASIIARYPKVRKWMVSKQRELGEIAKNVVIEGRDAGSRIFPDADLKIFMTASPEIRAQRRVQQLKEKGFVVDYNHILQKILERDKLDYERKESPLRPTEDYIIIDTTDKSIEEVIDYIKSLINK
- a CDS encoding SCP2 sterol-binding domain-containing protein, with product MIDQEIKHLEELIEKINNEHKHKLNNVSEPIFLTVVLSNDSKVDVEINKHGVKILKHLEHKKSDINNHITISYKQLIKSLENKANIIRYLMSGKVKVKGNLKHIFDVLSEL
- a CDS encoding HAD-IA family hydrolase, giving the protein MINIFDVDGVLIDVTKSYHYSIKDTVDYFSQKDNNLKDLLDIKLTFGINNDWDASLAGIIYAKSGLNLEDFKKLFTAYSTKLEDFYKLAKELNINLPSYQELVEYFEDRYKVHRDKEQLIIPHEILKQVRELSDVVGVITGRPFQDLDYTFKLFDIYKYFDFIITEDDIPNPHLRKPSSYPLKTFFKKFDYKEPVFYIGDTIADLMMVYNYNREEGKNIEFILYQNNHNYNLPAKYKIKQPQELLNIIKGVKK
- a CDS encoding SAM-dependent chlorinase/fluorinase codes for the protein MSVIALLTDFGLKDGFVGSMKGVILSINPEAKIVDISHEIESFSIIEGSIVLNATYRYFPKGTIFVSVVDPGVGTERKSIIVKTKDYFFVCPDNGLLTLVLKKEKIEKIIEIKNKEFFLESDTNTFHGRDIFAPVAAYLSKGVKPEKFGDEIENIKTNDIFDPKVLDGRIIGKIIKFDKFGNAITNIEKLPERFEIIYKDYRITKACRNFLEGEKDKPNLIKGSFGFYELFLPMDSFKDRFNARLFEEFEILSK